From a region of the Sporolituus thermophilus DSM 23256 genome:
- a CDS encoding molybdopterin-binding protein, translating into MAIKKVKVEEAVGMVLGHDITKIVPGEYKGPAFKKGHIIRSEDIPHLKNIGKDHIFLINMAPGQVHENEAVMRMAKAVAGANVVWSEPAEGRVNIKAATDGLLKVKREAVMAINCIEHAVLSTLHENRLVRAGDLLAGVKVVPLVVDEEMVAAIEAVAREYGPVISVKPLRRLKVGLIITGNEVFYGRIQDRYAPVLAEKLNKYGTELLAIIYKPDDREAITAAILDFKRQGADVVIATGGMSVDPDDVTPEAIRAAGAAVVSYGSPVLPGAMFMLAYLDDTAVIGMPACGMYAKTTVFDLVFPRILAGERLSKQDIAALGYGGLCINCSVCSYPHCPFGK; encoded by the coding sequence ATGGCCATTAAAAAGGTAAAGGTTGAAGAAGCGGTTGGGATGGTGTTGGGCCATGATATCACTAAAATCGTCCCTGGGGAGTATAAGGGGCCGGCATTTAAAAAAGGTCACATCATTCGGTCGGAAGATATACCCCATCTGAAAAATATCGGCAAGGACCATATCTTTCTTATTAATATGGCTCCCGGGCAGGTTCATGAAAACGAGGCTGTTATGCGGATGGCCAAAGCGGTGGCCGGTGCCAATGTGGTCTGGTCCGAGCCGGCGGAGGGCCGTGTGAATATTAAAGCAGCAACGGACGGTCTGCTGAAAGTTAAACGGGAAGCAGTAATGGCCATCAACTGTATTGAGCATGCTGTTTTGTCCACGCTTCATGAAAACCGGCTGGTACGGGCCGGTGATCTTCTGGCCGGCGTCAAGGTAGTACCGTTGGTTGTAGACGAAGAAATGGTAGCGGCCATAGAAGCGGTGGCGCGAGAATACGGTCCGGTTATTTCTGTTAAGCCGCTTAGACGGTTGAAAGTTGGCCTGATCATTACCGGCAATGAGGTTTTTTATGGTCGGATTCAAGACCGCTATGCCCCGGTTTTGGCCGAGAAATTGAATAAATACGGAACCGAGCTGCTCGCTATCATTTACAAGCCTGATGACCGGGAAGCCATTACGGCGGCCATTCTGGACTTTAAACGGCAGGGAGCCGATGTGGTGATCGCCACCGGCGGTATGTCGGTCGACCCTGATGATGTTACCCCCGAGGCAATTCGGGCCGCCGGCGCGGCAGTAGTAAGCTATGGCTCGCCGGTGCTGCCCGGCGCCATGTTCATGCTTGCCTATTTGGATGACACGGCGGTTATCGGTATGCCGGCTTGTGGGATGTATGCCAAGACGACCGTTTTTGATCTTGTGTTTCCGCGCATCCTGGCCGGTGAGCGGCTGAGTAAACAGGACATTGCCGCACTGGGTTACGGCGGCTTGTGTATCAACTGTTCGGTTTGCTCCTATCCCCACTGCCCCTTCGGAAAGTAA